The Streptococcus sanguinis genomic sequence GAAATCTTATGGTGTTAAGACCGCATACAACCTCGACGGCGGGGGGTCCTCTACACTTTACTTTAACGGTCAGGTCATTAACAAACCTACAACCAACGGAAATACTATCTCAGAAAGGTCGGTGAGTGATATTGTCTACATCGGTTACTAATCCCAGCAAAAAACGTTTTAGAAAAACAGCCCTTATCTACACACTATTAACTATTTTCTTCTTTGCTTTCAGCAGAATCTATGAATCTTTCAGCTTCGGCGAAACATCTAGCCACATGCACTACCTCTTTGCCATTCCTCTAGCAGGCGGCATTCTCCTCCTGCTCTTTATGAAGGTCATCCCTAATCTCTCTCGGCTCAGCCTCAATCTCTGGAACTCAGCTGTAGCCATTATGACAGCCGGCATGCTCTTTCGTGGCATCGTCAATCTATCTGGCCGATCCACGACGCTGGATATGCCCTACTGGTACGTAGGAGCAGCCTTTGCGGCTCTGGCACTACTCTCCATGGTCTTTACTCGAAGTGAATGGAATAAAGAAATCCAGGCACAGCCAATATCCAGCAAAAAAGAAGATACAAGACTAAGTCGTCGTGAAACCTACAGTCAAGTATAAACCAAAAAACCTCAGAAAACCTGAGGTTTTTAATGTAGTGATAATCTTTCTGAACTCTCATTATGATGAATACTCTGCTTCTTCATTCACACTCATACACACTACCCGTCAGCGGATCAATGACTTCTGCCAGCTTAAAGTGTCCCTGCTCATATTGGTAATGGCAGATGGCGCAGTTGCCAAAGCGCACCTTAGGATCCAGAGCTTGGGCTGCAATCTTGAGATAGAAGGCCCACATGGCACCGCCGTGGCTAACAGCTAAGACTGGCTCTGCTCCTGCCTTCTCCATAACCTCAGTCAGAGTGATTAGCACACGCTCACCGACTTGGTCCACACCTTCTCCACCGTAAGGGACGAATAGGTCTTCAAATGAGGTGGCTCCTGGTCGAAATTTCGGCTGCAGGCGTTCAGGCTGGGCTTCAAAGAGACCAAAGTTCCATTCTTTAATGCCCTTAAGGCGAGTATAGTCGGACCGGCCGGAGACAAGTTCCAAGGTATCAGAAGCTCGCTCCTGGGTGGACGAGTAGAGCTGACCAAAACGAATGCACCGCTCTTTCAAATAAGCTCCTGCCTGCCGGGCCTGTTCCTGCCCCAGTTCTGTCAAAGGAGAATCGCAAGCTCCCTGCACCAAGCCTTCTTGGTTGAAAAAAGTCTGGCCGTGCCGCATTAAATATAAATCTTTCATTTTCCCTCCCAATCGCTAAAATCGTGGCCAATGGCCTCTTCTAGGTAAAATTGGTCATCTTCAAAAGTAAACTTCAAGATACCACAGTTGGTCATGTGACCCAAATCATCCAGACGCCAGTTTTTCTGCCAAGCTCTGGCAAAATTGGCCATAGCTCCGCCATGGGAGACCATGAGCACAGACTGACCATCCGTCTCCTGCATGAGCTGAAGAATGGTCGTTGCCATACGCTCCTGCACTTGATCTTGTGATTCACCCCCATAGGTAACAAAGAAATCTCCATAAGGCAGGGGTGGATTGAGGTCTTCGCTTTCCCCTTCAAAGGTGCCGAAGTTCCACTCCTTGAGTCCCTTGACACGTTTATAGGGAATCTTACCGTCTGTTACCAATTCCAAGGTATCACAGGCTCGCTCTTGAGTAGAGCTATAAGCATCGTCAAAAGTAATTCCTGCATCCTTAAAATATTGCCCTGCCACCTTGGCCTGATAGATGCCAAAATCGGTCAGAGGAGCATCACACCAGCCCTGCACCTTATGGCGTAGGTTGAAAAGCGTTTGGCCATGCCGCATCAGATAAAGAGTTTTTGCCATCATTCATATCTCCTTTAGATGAGTTCTAACTTTTCAAAGGCCTTGTAGAGACCGTCCTGACTGACCGAATCTGTCACCATATCGGCCATGGCCTTGATTTCCGCTCCG encodes the following:
- a CDS encoding histidine phosphatase family protein, whose protein sequence is MKDLYLMRHGQTFFNQEGLVQGACDSPLTELGQEQARQAGAYLKERCIRFGQLYSSTQERASDTLELVSGRSDYTRLKGIKEWNFGLFEAQPERLQPKFRPGATSFEDLFVPYGGEGVDQVGERVLITLTEVMEKAGAEPVLAVSHGGAMWAFYLKIAAQALDPKVRFGNCAICHYQYEQGHFKLAEVIDPLTGSVYECE
- a CDS encoding histidine phosphatase family protein, with product MMAKTLYLMRHGQTLFNLRHKVQGWCDAPLTDFGIYQAKVAGQYFKDAGITFDDAYSSTQERACDTLELVTDGKIPYKRVKGLKEWNFGTFEGESEDLNPPLPYGDFFVTYGGESQDQVQERMATTILQLMQETDGQSVLMVSHGGAMANFARAWQKNWRLDDLGHMTNCGILKFTFEDDQFYLEEAIGHDFSDWEGK